One Dysosmobacter welbionis DNA segment encodes these proteins:
- a CDS encoding SIS domain-containing protein codes for MHEEKVALTKNQIAALRRAAETRSIQDIFVVACGGSLATLYPILYILDRETNAVHVSSVNAAEFFHNPPHRLGDHSLVILNSQSGTTPETVSAARLAHERGALTAAFTTVPGSAIETVVDFPIYYYDDPINPYPLLLSIFPEVYQLAFALVDLLNGSNCLPGMETAMEHLEAVCQRAVSDFAPQAREFARKHRTEQLIYTVSAGLDRCIAYILTNCSFMESVWRHSSPLHAGELFHGACEAIGKDTPVVAFLGLGRCRPVEERAVKFLQRVTDKLTVLDAAALDLTEIPEELQEYIAPLVLHSLASDFCLQLSHLTGHPMSSRRYMGVVKF; via the coding sequence ATGCACGAAGAAAAAGTAGCTCTCACCAAGAACCAGATCGCGGCGCTCCGGAGAGCGGCAGAGACTCGTTCCATTCAGGACATCTTTGTAGTGGCCTGTGGCGGCTCTTTGGCCACTCTGTACCCCATTCTGTACATTCTGGATCGTGAGACGAATGCCGTCCATGTATCCTCTGTCAATGCAGCGGAATTCTTCCATAACCCGCCACACCGGTTGGGAGATCACAGCCTGGTTATCTTGAATTCTCAAAGCGGCACAACACCGGAGACCGTTTCCGCCGCCCGTTTAGCGCACGAACGCGGGGCGCTTACTGCGGCGTTTACCACAGTACCAGGCTCCGCTATCGAGACTGTGGTGGATTTTCCCATTTACTATTATGACGATCCGATAAATCCCTATCCTCTGCTGCTCTCCATTTTTCCGGAGGTTTACCAGCTGGCCTTTGCTCTTGTGGATCTGTTGAACGGCAGTAATTGTCTCCCCGGCATGGAAACCGCTATGGAACATCTGGAGGCCGTATGTCAGCGTGCGGTTTCAGACTTCGCTCCTCAGGCCCGGGAGTTTGCCCGGAAACACCGCACGGAACAGCTCATTTACACGGTCTCTGCTGGTCTTGACCGATGCATCGCCTATATTCTCACCAACTGCTCTTTTATGGAGTCTGTATGGCGTCATTCCTCTCCTCTTCACGCCGGAGAACTCTTCCATGGCGCCTGCGAAGCTATTGGAAAAGACACCCCTGTTGTGGCTTTTCTAGGGCTCGGCCGTTGCCGCCCGGTAGAAGAGCGGGCTGTGAAGTTTCTGCAGCGGGTCACCGATAAGTTAACCGTCTTAGACGCCGCCGCCTTGGATCTCACTGAAATCCCAGAGGAATTACAAGAGTATATTGCGCCTCTAGTGCTTCACTCCCTAGCCTCAGATTTCTGTTTACAGTTGTCCCATCTCACCGGTCATCCCATGAGTTCCCGGCGCTATATGGGCGTAGTAAAATTTTAA
- a CDS encoding PfkB family carbohydrate kinase: MKLLGLGDNVFDAYLFRDELYPGGNAANVSVLARRIGAEYTGYLGVLADDPPGRHFLAALREESVEVSRVRIGVGKSACNYIVLDDHGDRTFSGNNGKETVQNLFSLHLTPQDLAYAAAFDVIHTSIHSGISNAVLGGLSRRADLSMDFSNDGFTHTNVAELAPILRFAFFSAGERSLEEVHTFAKYAADCGIPQVIFTMGTRGACGISQGQFWQADACVIQPVDALGAGDAFIAAFLYTFWENGGSALLAAEQAAHFAADCCLHYGAFGHPLSLAESDLLSTGPQN; encoded by the coding sequence ATGAAACTGCTGGGACTGGGTGACAACGTATTTGACGCCTATTTGTTTCGAGACGAACTCTATCCCGGTGGGAACGCCGCCAATGTGTCCGTACTGGCCCGCCGGATCGGTGCTGAATATACAGGCTACCTGGGAGTGCTGGCAGATGATCCACCAGGTCGTCATTTCCTGGCCGCCCTCAGGGAGGAATCCGTGGAAGTCAGCCGTGTCCGTATTGGTGTGGGCAAATCCGCATGTAACTATATTGTGTTGGATGACCATGGAGACCGCACGTTCTCAGGAAATAATGGCAAAGAGACCGTGCAAAATCTTTTCTCTCTACACCTGACGCCGCAAGATCTGGCATATGCCGCCGCTTTCGATGTGATCCACACCAGTATCCACAGCGGTATTTCCAACGCGGTGCTGGGCGGTCTATCCCGCCGGGCAGATCTGTCCATGGATTTCTCCAATGACGGCTTTACTCACACAAACGTGGCGGAACTTGCGCCGATCCTTCGTTTTGCCTTCTTCTCTGCCGGAGAAAGGTCTTTGGAAGAAGTCCACACTTTTGCAAAATATGCCGCCGACTGTGGGATCCCCCAAGTAATCTTTACTATGGGGACTCGCGGCGCTTGTGGAATCTCCCAGGGCCAGTTTTGGCAAGCGGATGCCTGTGTTATTCAGCCTGTGGATGCTTTAGGTGCCGGAGATGCCTTTATTGCCGCCTTTTTATATACTTTCTGGGAAAATGGCGGTAGTGCTCTTTTGGCGGCAGAACAGGCGGCGCATTTCGCCGCAGACTGCTGTCTCCACTATGGCGCCTTCGGTCATCCGCTTTCTCTGGCGGAAAGCGACTTGCTTTCCACAGGCCCCCAAAATTAG
- a CDS encoding glucosamine-6-phosphate deaminase, which translates to MRVVVEKDYEAMSRCATDLVQKAIEKDPQCLVSFPGGDTPVGMLREFVSRVNSGMIDPTGVKFVQLDDWVGIGPQDEGSCSHFVNTQLLTPMHRPFADKFLFDGSRIAAIDCQLKEQDAFIRRYGPIAVEVLGIGMNGHLGFNENGVDFSLRSHRTPLSAVTKAVQKKYFGGRELPLAEGITQGIAQIMESELVILLASGVQKAEIVFKAITGPVTNELPASILQKHPNCIWLLDQDAAGLLPRELVEMKNP; encoded by the coding sequence ATGAGAGTAGTTGTTGAAAAGGATTATGAGGCAATGAGCCGGTGTGCGACTGACCTGGTGCAGAAGGCCATAGAGAAAGACCCGCAGTGCCTGGTTAGCTTTCCGGGCGGAGATACACCGGTTGGGATGCTGAGGGAGTTCGTGAGCCGCGTCAACAGCGGAATGATTGATCCAACAGGGGTGAAGTTTGTACAACTGGATGACTGGGTAGGTATCGGGCCTCAGGATGAGGGGAGCTGCTCCCACTTTGTGAACACCCAACTGCTGACTCCCATGCACCGCCCGTTTGCCGATAAGTTTCTGTTTGACGGAAGCAGGATTGCTGCCATCGATTGCCAGCTGAAAGAGCAGGATGCCTTCATCCGCCGTTATGGCCCCATTGCCGTGGAGGTGCTGGGCATTGGGATGAACGGCCATTTGGGCTTTAATGAAAACGGGGTGGACTTTTCTCTGCGTTCGCACAGAACGCCGCTGAGCGCGGTGACGAAGGCTGTACAGAAGAAGTACTTCGGTGGCCGTGAGTTACCGCTTGCTGAGGGGATCACACAGGGCATCGCTCAGATCATGGAGTCAGAGCTTGTGATTTTGCTGGCCAGCGGTGTTCAAAAGGCGGAGATCGTTTTCAAAGCCATTACCGGTCCGGTTACCAACGAACTGCCGGCCTCCATCCTCCAGAAGCACCCCAATTGTATCTGGCTTTTGGACCAGGATGCTGCAGGCCTGTTGCCAAGGGAGTTGGTGGAAATGAAAAATCCGTAA
- a CDS encoding Gfo/Idh/MocA family protein translates to MVKVGIIGVGTVSQMMHLPILSGLHDLYQITAVSDVSPTQLKHIAETYRAKAYADPYMLVKAPDVDAVFICSPDQYHADYALAAIEAGKHVFVEKPVTLCIEDLEKLIAAEKAHPELVCMVGYMRRYSQGFLKCKELLASDDRKIEYMRFRDIILEGDFFMDQTRPPYLCSDISDEVKAESSSRRRDQITRALGNDCTDQQRTTYVMLTGLGCHTLAAVRELVGLPVEVESVSVQGEHVIIVFRYNDFLAVYEILNDQDVVQFDAAIEIYQHDRRMKIKYETPYLRYQPHTFEVIESTKKDTKTTLYGPDYRDPFQDEVQYFHDCIANGTTPKSDFADAMADLVLFREICGKIKK, encoded by the coding sequence ATGGTCAAAGTTGGAATTATCGGGGTGGGCACGGTGTCTCAGATGATGCACCTTCCCATTCTCAGCGGCCTTCACGATCTTTACCAGATTACGGCGGTATCCGATGTGTCTCCCACGCAACTAAAGCATATTGCGGAGACTTATCGTGCGAAAGCCTATGCAGACCCCTATATGTTGGTGAAAGCCCCCGATGTAGATGCCGTCTTCATCTGCTCACCTGACCAGTATCACGCAGACTACGCCCTTGCTGCCATTGAGGCCGGAAAGCATGTGTTTGTGGAAAAGCCTGTGACGCTCTGTATTGAAGATCTGGAAAAGCTAATCGCCGCTGAAAAAGCTCATCCTGAGCTTGTGTGCATGGTCGGCTACATGCGCCGTTACAGCCAAGGCTTCCTGAAATGCAAGGAACTCTTGGCCAGCGATGATCGCAAGATTGAATACATGCGCTTCCGGGATATTATTCTGGAAGGCGACTTCTTTATGGATCAGACCCGTCCTCCCTATCTATGCAGCGACATCTCCGACGAGGTCAAGGCGGAAAGTTCCTCCCGCCGCCGGGATCAGATCACTCGCGCGCTTGGCAACGACTGCACGGATCAGCAGCGCACCACTTATGTGATGCTCACAGGCCTCGGTTGCCACACCCTGGCCGCTGTGCGAGAACTGGTAGGGCTGCCTGTGGAGGTGGAATCTGTCTCCGTCCAGGGAGAACATGTCATTATTGTTTTCCGATACAATGATTTCTTGGCCGTCTATGAGATTCTCAACGATCAGGATGTGGTGCAATTCGACGCCGCCATCGAGATCTATCAGCATGATCGTCGAATGAAAATCAAGTATGAGACGCCCTATCTGCGTTATCAGCCTCATACATTTGAAGTGATTGAGTCCACAAAGAAGGATACCAAGACCACCCTTTATGGTCCTGATTATCGCGACCCCTTCCAGGATGAGGTCCAGTATTTCCATGACTGCATTGCCAACGGAACCACACCTAAGTCCGATTTTGCAGATGCTATGGCTGATTTGGTACTGTTCCGGGAGATCTGCGGCAAGATCAAAAAATGA
- a CDS encoding SIS domain-containing protein, with protein MMKSTLLQEYIAQQPALWRALLDSREEITAEFSRRFGGFQPDRVILVGSGSSHYAALMARPVLEHAWGTEVTCLVPSEAADARLTAAHPLYFAISQSGVSTNTYDLVCQLTNAGRAVIAVTEQANSPVGLAASLSVPLRIGTERIGAKTKGVTATVLTLMLLALSVCQDTSYGQRMLQALDRLCRNAPENLSRSRAWSHAHRNVFLPFRHLYVLGCGNSLGAAQEGALKLLETNYLPVSCYPLDEYIHGIQNALDGDACLLCLLPSQGPDRDRMLRLVNFSKSVGACCGLISPSDTGQPDALHLLDAGEDALQSLEFLLALQTLAAELSAARGIDSSHRRYSDFFSIMGSKMEGDICQPKL; from the coding sequence ATGATGAAGAGTACGCTGCTTCAAGAATATATTGCCCAGCAGCCCGCCCTGTGGCGGGCTCTGCTGGATTCCCGCGAGGAAATCACCGCAGAATTTTCCCGGCGTTTCGGGGGATTTCAGCCGGATCGGGTGATTCTGGTCGGTTCCGGTTCCTCTCACTATGCCGCCCTGATGGCCCGCCCGGTTCTAGAGCATGCCTGGGGAACAGAGGTCACCTGCCTTGTCCCCTCCGAGGCAGCGGATGCCCGCCTTACTGCAGCACACCCGCTGTATTTTGCCATTTCGCAAAGCGGCGTCAGCACCAATACCTATGATTTGGTCTGTCAACTGACCAACGCAGGCAGGGCTGTGATTGCCGTTACGGAACAGGCAAACTCTCCCGTAGGGCTAGCCGCCTCTCTGTCCGTTCCTCTTCGAATCGGAACAGAACGGATCGGTGCCAAAACCAAGGGCGTCACCGCCACTGTGCTGACATTAATGCTGTTAGCGTTGTCTGTCTGCCAAGACACGTCCTATGGGCAGAGAATGCTTCAGGCCTTGGATCGACTGTGCCGGAACGCTCCGGAAAACCTGTCCCGTTCCCGTGCGTGGAGCCACGCGCATCGGAACGTGTTCCTGCCGTTCCGTCACCTGTATGTGCTCGGCTGCGGCAACAGTCTCGGAGCCGCGCAGGAAGGAGCGCTGAAGCTGCTGGAGACCAATTATCTTCCAGTTTCCTGCTATCCTTTGGACGAGTATATCCATGGTATCCAAAACGCCCTGGACGGCGATGCCTGCCTTTTGTGCCTGCTGCCGTCCCAAGGGCCAGATCGGGACCGGATGCTGCGCCTAGTGAATTTCTCCAAATCAGTTGGGGCCTGCTGCGGCTTGATCTCCCCCAGCGACACCGGCCAGCCGGACGCTCTTCACCTGCTGGATGCCGGAGAAGATGCCCTCCAGTCCTTAGAGTTTCTTCTTGCTTTGCAGACGCTGGCCGCGGAGCTTTCCGCTGCCAGAGGGATCGATTCCTCCCATCGGCGCTACTCGGATTTCTTCTCTATCATGGGCAGCAAGATGGAGGGAGATATATGCCAGCCAAAGCTCTAA
- a CDS encoding MFS transporter → MPAKALNRRFFLLQAIMMLIDCITVAYISPILVSFGYSKLQIGQVMTLGALAATLARPLWGFLNDRFSCAKQVTLGGTAVGIACYFLLTWGGGQMGLTTIAVMGLYITVVCMMNFVDSWALRLINGGASLNYGATRAGGSLSYALGAAIFGMVVSRWGFRPGNVALWVLWILMCVVALSLPNPPPASHLDQKPVTLLQGFRTLRSNRVYWVMLAALFLCTLASGSMESFYSVLILSAGGTEQHVGFALFLQATSELPVMFGYSRLRSRLHLSAAPLMAVSMLCYALKALTLASAGSLNIILVAALFQALSFALFTPACVDFMLETVPGEYLAMGHLLFLAIGQGIGAVAGNALSGILSEYLGMAWMFRTVGFLALLASVLACCSAKMLKRRNFS, encoded by the coding sequence ATGCCAGCCAAAGCTCTAAACCGGCGCTTTTTCCTGCTCCAGGCTATTATGATGCTGATAGACTGCATTACAGTGGCTTACATATCTCCCATTCTGGTCTCCTTTGGATACTCCAAGCTACAGATTGGCCAAGTAATGACACTGGGTGCCCTAGCAGCCACGTTAGCCCGCCCCCTATGGGGGTTTCTCAATGACCGGTTCTCCTGTGCCAAGCAGGTGACATTAGGCGGGACGGCGGTCGGGATCGCCTGTTATTTTCTGCTGACCTGGGGTGGCGGTCAGATGGGGCTGACCACCATAGCGGTAATGGGGTTGTACATCACTGTCGTCTGTATGATGAACTTTGTGGACTCCTGGGCTCTCCGTCTGATCAACGGCGGTGCATCCCTGAACTATGGTGCTACCCGGGCAGGCGGGTCTCTCTCTTACGCTCTCGGTGCCGCCATCTTCGGCATGGTAGTCTCACGCTGGGGCTTTCGTCCAGGCAACGTGGCTCTGTGGGTGCTCTGGATTTTGATGTGTGTGGTTGCCCTGTCTTTACCGAATCCTCCGCCCGCCAGCCATCTTGACCAGAAGCCGGTCACTCTACTTCAAGGGTTCCGCACACTGCGATCCAATCGCGTCTATTGGGTGATGCTGGCCGCTCTGTTTCTTTGTACTCTGGCCTCCGGGTCCATGGAGAGCTTCTACTCTGTGCTGATTCTATCTGCCGGAGGAACAGAGCAGCATGTTGGGTTCGCCCTGTTTCTTCAGGCCACCAGTGAGTTGCCTGTGATGTTTGGCTACAGTCGGCTGCGCTCCAGGCTGCATTTGTCAGCAGCCCCCCTGATGGCAGTTTCTATGCTGTGCTATGCGCTGAAAGCCCTGACTCTCGCCAGCGCCGGCTCTCTGAATATTATCCTTGTTGCAGCCCTGTTTCAGGCGCTTTCCTTTGCGCTTTTCACCCCCGCCTGCGTGGACTTTATGCTGGAGACTGTGCCCGGGGAGTACCTAGCCATGGGGCACCTTCTGTTTCTGGCCATTGGTCAGGGTATCGGTGCCGTGGCAGGGAATGCCCTCAGCGGGATCCTATCAGAATATCTTGGCATGGCCTGGATGTTCCGCACGGTCGGATTCCTTGCGTTGCTGGCCAGTGTCCTGGCCTGCTGCTCCGCAAAGATGTTGAAGAGGAGGAATTTCTCGTGA
- a CDS encoding N-acetylglucosamine kinase, with protein sequence MIFLGCDGGSTKTEWLLVDHTGQVLAHRIFPGCNFAFWGEDGFRDLMVRSVQTLLADSGITSQQITSAMLSLTVYGEVPGTEEFFPQVMQSILPDCPLQFSNDSVAGWCGSLAGRPGINIVAGTGSVAYGQDSAGNASRVGGWSLFFADEGSCSWVARQMITEFVKQADGRHPRSAIYEELRQELSITHDLYFSGYLQTNVRQDSSLLAKLQLVVLRAAQRGDPAAIGIYHRAAEELTEMATAIRQQLTFSAGETVPVSYSGGLFRAGEVIMTPFRACMDRESFVLNEPRYSPVLGALILAARGFLSLEESDAMADRTAAQLTTAPSVQ encoded by the coding sequence GTGATCTTTTTAGGCTGTGATGGAGGCTCTACCAAAACAGAGTGGCTCCTAGTAGACCACACCGGCCAAGTGCTGGCTCATCGGATTTTTCCCGGCTGCAACTTTGCATTTTGGGGTGAGGACGGGTTCCGGGACCTGATGGTCCGCTCTGTTCAGACCCTGCTGGCAGACAGCGGCATCACTTCTCAGCAGATTACGTCCGCCATGCTGAGCCTGACTGTTTACGGAGAGGTTCCCGGTACCGAGGAGTTCTTCCCCCAAGTCATGCAATCCATCCTGCCTGACTGCCCTCTTCAGTTTTCCAATGACTCTGTGGCAGGCTGGTGTGGCAGTCTGGCCGGCCGGCCCGGCATCAACATTGTAGCCGGCACCGGTTCTGTCGCCTATGGCCAAGATTCGGCCGGAAACGCCTCTCGCGTAGGAGGCTGGTCTCTGTTTTTTGCAGATGAGGGTTCCTGCAGCTGGGTAGCCCGGCAAATGATCACCGAATTTGTAAAGCAGGCAGATGGCCGGCATCCCCGATCTGCCATCTATGAAGAATTGCGGCAGGAGCTGTCCATTACTCACGATCTATATTTCTCCGGATATCTGCAGACAAATGTCCGGCAGGATTCCTCGCTGTTGGCAAAGCTGCAGCTGGTTGTCTTGCGGGCTGCACAGCGGGGAGACCCAGCAGCCATAGGTATCTACCACCGTGCGGCTGAGGAGCTGACGGAAATGGCCACTGCTATTCGGCAGCAGTTGACCTTCTCCGCAGGAGAGACTGTGCCAGTCTCGTACTCCGGCGGCCTGTTCCGTGCTGGAGAAGTCATCATGACTCCCTTCCGCGCCTGCATGGACCGGGAGAGCTTTGTGCTGAATGAACCTCGGTACAGTCCGGTGCTAGGAGCACTGATCCTGGCCGCTCGCGGGTTCCTCTCCCTGGAGGAAAGCGACGCCATGGCTGACCGAACGGCGGCCCAGTTGACAACCGCCCCATCCGTCCAATAA
- the nagB gene encoding glucosamine-6-phosphate deaminase, producing MKIIHAKDYNDLSRKAANIISAQVILKPESVLGLATGSSPLGIYRQLIIWYEKGDLDFSATTAVNLDEYCNLPPDNPQSYHAFMRQNFFDHININPARVHIPNGMASDLETECRRYDQLIQSLGGIDLQLLGIGRNAHIGFNEPDSCFSKYTHKVALSESTIAANTRFFDREEDVPRQAISMGMQAITQARKILLIASGPDKADALCACCFGPVTPQVPASILQLHQDVTIIADEESLSKCPSNVPVSAAK from the coding sequence ATGAAAATCATCCACGCAAAAGATTATAATGACCTCAGCCGCAAAGCCGCCAACATCATATCCGCCCAGGTAATTTTGAAGCCGGAGAGTGTACTTGGCCTAGCCACCGGTTCCTCACCTCTCGGAATTTACCGGCAGCTGATTATTTGGTATGAAAAAGGAGATCTGGATTTTTCTGCTACCACTGCCGTGAATTTGGACGAGTACTGTAATCTGCCGCCGGACAATCCACAGAGCTACCACGCCTTCATGCGCCAAAATTTCTTCGACCATATCAATATCAACCCTGCCCGGGTCCATATTCCCAACGGCATGGCCTCAGACTTGGAGACAGAGTGCCGCCGCTATGACCAATTAATCCAATCCCTGGGCGGAATCGACCTGCAGCTGCTTGGAATCGGCCGCAATGCTCACATTGGATTTAACGAGCCGGACAGCTGCTTTTCCAAATATACGCACAAGGTAGCATTGTCAGAGAGCACCATCGCTGCCAACACCCGTTTTTTTGATCGGGAGGAGGATGTTCCTCGTCAGGCCATTTCTATGGGGATGCAGGCCATTACTCAGGCCCGTAAGATCCTGCTGATTGCCAGCGGTCCCGATAAGGCAGACGCTCTCTGCGCCTGCTGTTTCGGTCCGGTAACGCCACAAGTCCCAGCCTCCATCCTTCAGCTTCATCAGGATGTCACCATCATCGCCGATGAAGAATCGCTGTCCAAGTGCCCCTCCAATGTTCCTGTTTCTGCCGCCAAGTGA
- the tnpB gene encoding IS66 family insertion sequence element accessory protein TnpB, with amino-acid sequence MQLSGKGIDGVAAMVQQRFKPDPFTNTLFLFCGRRRDCIKEFCRDRDGCILLYKL; translated from the coding sequence ATGCAACTGTCGGGGAAGGGGATCGATGGGGTGGCTGCCATGGTGCAGCAACGGTTTAAACCGGACCCGTTCACCAACACGCTGTTTCTGTTCTGCGGCAGACGGCGGGACTGCATCAAGGAGTTCTGCAGGGACCGGGATGGATGCATCCTGCTGTATAAGCTATAA
- a CDS encoding sugar phosphate isomerase/epimerase family protein, with protein MSLQVTIGTAPCSWGVWWPDGTPSGTPYDIFLDQAAEAGYKALELGPVGYLPTDIGQLREELARRDLSICGGTACYDFLKARSFADVRGDVDDLCKRLQAFDVHYLMTMDGTAMDCKTKAGLKEQQIRTYKLFGEMGSYCRDTYGIEVLMHPERRSLIETREELERLIDLDLCICFDNGHYAAANGNWKQGDRSALDFLEAHIDHIPYLHFKNVSGEIRKMEMEGALAPDDPRMDDIMCDLEDGIIDYEAYRDLLDRLNFRGVGIIEQDCPHATTQEAFEKAKKNLAYLQKIHLIQ; from the coding sequence ATGAGCTTGCAAGTAACAATTGGAACTGCCCCCTGTTCTTGGGGAGTCTGGTGGCCGGATGGAACTCCCTCTGGCACCCCGTATGATATCTTTTTGGACCAGGCGGCAGAAGCTGGATATAAGGCCCTGGAACTGGGACCAGTGGGGTATCTGCCCACAGATATTGGCCAACTGAGGGAAGAACTGGCTCGCCGGGACCTTTCTATCTGCGGCGGAACAGCTTGCTATGATTTTCTCAAGGCACGTTCCTTTGCCGATGTCCGAGGGGATGTGGATGATTTGTGCAAGCGCCTGCAGGCATTCGATGTGCATTACCTGATGACAATGGACGGAACCGCCATGGACTGCAAGACCAAGGCCGGCCTCAAGGAGCAGCAAATCAGGACCTATAAGCTTTTCGGGGAAATGGGCAGTTACTGCCGGGACACCTACGGTATTGAGGTTCTGATGCATCCGGAGAGGCGCTCTCTGATCGAGACCCGGGAGGAGTTGGAGCGACTGATTGATCTGGATCTATGCATTTGCTTTGATAACGGCCACTATGCTGCGGCCAATGGGAATTGGAAGCAGGGCGACCGCAGCGCGTTGGATTTCCTGGAGGCTCATATCGATCATATTCCCTATCTCCACTTCAAAAATGTATCTGGTGAGATCAGAAAGATGGAGATGGAGGGTGCTCTGGCACCAGATGATCCCCGGATGGATGATATTATGTGCGATCTGGAGGATGGGATCATTGATTACGAAGCTTACCGGGATTTGCTGGATCGTTTGAATTTCCGGGGAGTCGGGATCATCGAACAGGATTGCCCCCACGCCACCACACAGGAGGCATTTGAAAAGGCCAAGAAGAATCTGGCCTATCTGCAAAAAATCCACCTCATCCAATAA
- a CDS encoding response regulator: MPYTVMLVDNEAIIPRGLMCLIDWKAHNCCVRAIANDGVDAVHQIQESPPDILITDIRMPEMDGLQLCGWVREHYPGIQMILLTGFPDFEYAQQAIQCGVTDFVLKPTTEKALSAAVDKACQRLQKESRVQKSLLLEQQALLGELIFQSRHSLLYILNKLNDLHIVLPSYYVLSLEVVFRGTLEECTAMLQQAQEVILSCCEGHTVFLVPKSDTCCYAVLSLPEGIDPAELCTSAVEAVEGKTDFLLTIGISRLHKNPLNMQKAAREADDAQKFALYSSQPSVMRCEDLPKLSEDTASALWERLRLVESALENHSGDAALKNMEDLFQLIKAQKIPFSSVCQIALLLQNFCVSLLFSHNLPAEQLTALPTGSMELLENSVREYVTETLSRIGRTEENIDSIIYKVKQYIDQNYSTNLSLDALATMVHLSPSYFSKLFKREMGENLSTYILNTRVERAKFLLRTTDKKAYEIAEAVGIYDPVYFSKIFKKSTGLKPKEYRERSGADEMERKIKS; encoded by the coding sequence ATGCCGTACACTGTGATGCTTGTGGACAATGAAGCGATAATTCCCCGAGGGCTGATGTGTTTGATTGACTGGAAGGCTCACAACTGCTGTGTGCGAGCAATTGCAAACGACGGAGTAGATGCTGTCCATCAAATTCAGGAGTCCCCACCGGACATTCTGATTACAGACATTCGCATGCCGGAGATGGACGGACTGCAACTTTGCGGCTGGGTCCGGGAACACTATCCGGGCATTCAGATGATTTTGCTTACAGGCTTTCCGGACTTTGAGTATGCTCAACAGGCTATCCAGTGTGGGGTGACGGATTTCGTTCTGAAGCCTACCACGGAGAAGGCGCTCTCCGCTGCAGTGGACAAGGCATGCCAACGGCTTCAAAAGGAAAGCCGTGTGCAGAAGAGCCTCCTGCTGGAACAGCAGGCTCTGTTGGGAGAACTGATTTTTCAAAGCCGACACTCGCTGCTTTACATTCTCAATAAACTCAATGACCTGCACATTGTGCTGCCCAGTTATTATGTTCTGAGCCTGGAGGTGGTTTTCCGGGGAACTTTGGAGGAATGCACAGCGATGCTCCAGCAAGCGCAGGAGGTCATACTGTCCTGCTGCGAGGGGCATACAGTGTTTTTGGTACCGAAGAGCGATACTTGCTGCTATGCAGTTCTCTCATTGCCGGAGGGAATAGACCCCGCTGAACTCTGCACTTCGGCTGTAGAAGCGGTAGAAGGAAAAACGGATTTCCTGCTGACGATCGGAATTAGCCGCCTCCACAAAAATCCACTGAATATGCAGAAGGCGGCCAGAGAGGCGGATGACGCACAGAAATTTGCGTTGTATAGTAGCCAGCCATCCGTCATGCGGTGTGAGGACCTGCCAAAGTTGTCCGAAGACACAGCCAGTGCTCTGTGGGAGCGGTTGCGTTTGGTGGAAAGCGCCCTGGAAAATCACAGTGGTGATGCGGCTCTGAAAAACATGGAGGATCTCTTCCAATTGATAAAAGCACAGAAAATTCCTTTCTCCAGCGTGTGTCAGATCGCCCTTTTATTGCAGAACTTCTGTGTGAGTCTTCTGTTCAGCCACAATCTGCCCGCCGAACAGCTAACGGCTTTGCCCACTGGGAGCATGGAGCTTCTGGAGAACAGTGTGCGGGAGTATGTGACAGAGACCCTGTCCCGGATCGGGAGGACAGAGGAGAATATCGACAGTATCATTTACAAGGTAAAACAGTACATTGACCAAAATTACAGCACCAATCTCTCATTGGATGCGCTGGCAACGATGGTGCATCTAAGTCCCAGTTATTTCAGCAAGCTGTTTAAGCGGGAGATGGGAGAGAATTTGAGTACCTATATTCTTAATACCAGGGTTGAGCGTGCTAAATTTTTGCTGCGGACCACAGATAAAAAAGCATATGAAATCGCGGAGGCTGTAGGTATCTATGACCCGGTATATTTCTCTAAAATTTTTAAAAAGTCAACAGGCCTGAAACCGAAAGAATACCGTGAACGCTCCGGAGCAGATGAAATGGAAAGGAAGATCAAATCATGA